GGCAAGATTTGGATGAGTGTCCTTTTCCTGTTCAGGATCTTTGTCCTGGGTGCTGCTGCAGATAAAGTCTGGGGAGACGAGTTGTCTGAGTTCTACTGCGACACACATGAACCAGGATGCAAACACAGCTGCTACAACGCAAAGTTTCCAATTTCATACATTCATTTCTGGGTCCTGCAGATCACCTTTGTGTCCACACCCACTCTGATCTACCTGGGCCATGCTGTCCACATCATTCACAAAGagaagaggatgatggagaTGAACAATACTTTGGGAACTGTACTGAAGAAGCCCAAGTATACTGATGACAGAGGGAAGGTGAAGATAAAAGGGATCCTATTTTGCACTTACATGACTCAGTTGATCTTCAAGATCTTCCTGGAGGTGGGCTTCTGTGTCGGCCAgttcttcatctttgacactATATCCACAGAACACGTGATGAGCTGTTATGAGCGAGCAACCGGTGTCCAGTGGTACATAGCCCGTCCCACAGAGAAGGGCAATCTTCACATCATCTTCATGCTTGTATTTTCAGGCATTTCAGTGCTTCTCAACATCGTGGAAATAATTTACCTGCTCTGTAACAGGAGGAAAGAGATCAGGAAACGGAATCTAGCTCAGCAGCATGTGCTCAGTTCACAACAGTACTCATCTAACCCAGCCTGGAGGGGAATGAGCCAGTATG
The window above is part of the Larimichthys crocea isolate SSNF unplaced genomic scaffold, L_crocea_2.0 scaffold41779, whole genome shotgun sequence genome. Proteins encoded here:
- the LOC109142141 gene encoding gap junction Cx32.2 protein — protein: IWMSVLFLFRIFVLGAAADKVWGDELSEFYCDTHEPGCKHSCYNAKFPISYIHFWVLQITFVSTPTLIYLGHAVHIIHKEKRMMEMNNTLGTVLKKPKYTDDRGKVKIKGILFCTYMTQLIFKIFLEVGFCVGQFFIFDTISTEHVMSCYERATGVQWYIARPTEKGNLHIIFMLVFSGISVLLNIVEIIYLLCNRRKEIRKRNLAQQHVLSSQQYSSNPAWRGMSQYGGFPLSPLPAQGLTDKPIDCVIKEKDT